A single genomic interval of Streptomyces sp. BA2 harbors:
- a CDS encoding adenylosuccinate synthase — MPALVLLGAQWGDEGKGKATDLLGGSVDYVVRYQGGNNAGHTVVVGDQKYALHLLPSGILSPDCVPVIGNGVVVDPSVLLSELSGLNERGVDTSKLLISGNAHIITPYNVTVDKVTERFLGKRKIGTTGRGIGPTYADKINRTGIRVQDLYDQSILEQKVEAALEIKNQLLTKLYNRRAIEVGQIVEQLLEHGENIKQYVADTTLILNNALDEDKVVLFEGGQGTLLDVDHGTYPFVTSSNPTAGGACTGTGVGPTKISRVIGILKAYTTRVGAGPFPTELFDQDGEDLRRIGGERGVTTGRDRRCGWFDAPIARYATRVNGLTDFFLTKLDVLTGWEQIPVCVAYEIDGKRVEELPYNQTDFHHAKPVYEYLPGWSEDITKAQTFSDLPKNAQGYVKALEEMSGAPISAIGVGPGRTETIEINSFV, encoded by the coding sequence GTGCCCGCACTTGTGCTGCTCGGTGCTCAGTGGGGTGACGAAGGCAAGGGAAAGGCCACCGACCTGCTCGGTGGCTCCGTGGACTATGTAGTGCGATACCAGGGCGGCAACAACGCCGGCCACACGGTCGTCGTAGGCGACCAGAAGTACGCGCTGCATCTCCTCCCTTCCGGGATTCTCTCCCCGGACTGCGTGCCTGTCATCGGCAATGGAGTCGTCGTCGACCCGTCGGTCCTGCTCTCCGAGCTGAGCGGTCTGAACGAGCGCGGCGTCGACACGTCGAAGCTGCTGATCAGCGGTAACGCGCACATCATCACGCCGTACAACGTGACCGTCGACAAGGTGACGGAGCGCTTCCTCGGCAAGCGCAAGATCGGCACGACCGGCCGTGGCATCGGCCCGACGTACGCCGACAAGATCAACCGCACCGGCATCCGCGTCCAGGACCTCTACGACCAGTCGATCCTGGAGCAGAAGGTCGAGGCGGCTCTCGAGATCAAGAACCAGCTCCTCACCAAGCTGTACAACCGCCGCGCCATCGAGGTCGGCCAGATCGTCGAGCAGCTCCTTGAGCACGGCGAGAACATCAAGCAGTACGTCGCCGACACCACCCTGATCCTCAACAACGCGCTCGACGAGGACAAGGTCGTCCTCTTCGAGGGCGGTCAGGGCACGCTCCTGGACGTGGACCACGGCACGTACCCCTTCGTCACCTCCTCGAACCCGACCGCGGGCGGCGCCTGCACGGGTACGGGCGTCGGCCCGACGAAGATCAGCCGCGTCATCGGCATCCTGAAGGCCTACACCACGCGTGTCGGCGCGGGCCCGTTCCCGACGGAGCTCTTCGACCAGGACGGCGAGGACCTGCGCCGCATCGGTGGCGAGCGCGGTGTCACCACCGGCCGTGACCGCCGCTGCGGCTGGTTCGACGCGCCGATCGCGCGTTACGCGACCCGTGTGAACGGCCTGACGGACTTCTTCCTCACGAAGCTGGACGTCCTGACGGGCTGGGAGCAGATCCCGGTCTGCGTCGCGTACGAGATCGACGGCAAGCGCGTCGAGGAACTCCCGTACAACCAGACGGACTTCCACCACGCGAAGCCCGTCTACGAGTACCTCCCCGGCTGGTCCGAGGACATCACCAAGGCCCAGACCTTCTCCGACCTGCCGAAGAACGCGCAGGGTTACGTGAAGGCCCTGGAGGAGATGTCCGGCGCCCCGATCTCCGCGATCGGCGTGGGACCGGGCCGCACGGAGACGATCGAGATCAACTCGTTCGTCTAA
- a CDS encoding substrate-binding domain-containing protein: MNWLSTENIIAVLAILVGIAGAFVPVLLERRVPRRKRIGYRKQMDTAIGDNVRTGDANARLGLFDEAPEMSDATLVLLRVENDGSLPIDVADYTGRSSHGLTAVFESRTIRAVAVTLPPEADHLMEHFAPGTGLGYESGRLHIPRVPLNRGEYYKLLVLLTGGPVDSGYTVIGGIQGGETHENHSAAPDEKPPVFSRLSQRVAIALSLVILGLAGLILRPDTQPPPSYCEKGSLTLTGSTAFEPVATELADKYMKDCEGSDIEVSAHGSRGGVRELAATDAEPGEGSPPVIAFSDGPRPGSYTQLSETRVAVSLFALVLNDKVPVKNLSTRDVRRLFTGEIRNWKELRGGPDLPVVLVSRGSSSGTRVTLQQRVLKGASEMQESSSDCLTKDMSTSAPVVRCELDETEQVLDTVADVPGAIGYSELRKTTTLKNTHRLNLNGHAPSIDGIQSSGYPYREIEYAYTYGSPPADSLASSFLAYALRGNGQDVIRTHGHLPCETPVGLRMCGET; the protein is encoded by the coding sequence ATGAACTGGTTGAGCACCGAAAACATCATCGCCGTGCTCGCCATCCTGGTCGGCATCGCCGGCGCGTTCGTCCCCGTGCTGCTCGAACGCCGCGTACCGCGCCGCAAGCGCATCGGCTACCGCAAGCAGATGGACACGGCGATAGGCGACAACGTCCGTACGGGCGACGCGAACGCGCGCCTCGGCCTCTTCGACGAGGCCCCCGAGATGTCGGACGCGACGCTGGTGCTGCTCCGCGTCGAGAACGACGGCTCGCTGCCGATCGACGTGGCCGACTACACGGGCCGTTCGTCGCACGGCCTGACGGCGGTCTTCGAGAGCCGCACGATCCGCGCGGTGGCGGTGACGCTGCCGCCCGAAGCCGACCATCTGATGGAGCACTTCGCGCCCGGCACGGGTCTCGGTTACGAGTCCGGCAGGCTGCACATCCCGCGCGTCCCGCTCAACCGAGGTGAGTACTACAAGCTCCTGGTCCTGCTGACCGGCGGCCCCGTGGACAGCGGCTACACGGTCATCGGCGGCATCCAGGGCGGCGAGACCCACGAGAACCACAGCGCGGCGCCCGACGAGAAGCCCCCGGTGTTCAGCAGGCTCTCGCAGCGGGTGGCCATCGCGCTGAGCCTGGTGATCCTCGGCCTCGCGGGCCTCATCCTGCGCCCCGACACCCAGCCGCCGCCCTCGTACTGCGAGAAGGGCAGCCTCACCTTGACCGGATCGACCGCGTTCGAGCCGGTGGCCACCGAGCTCGCGGACAAGTACATGAAGGACTGCGAGGGCTCGGACATCGAGGTGAGCGCGCACGGAAGCCGGGGCGGCGTACGGGAGTTGGCCGCGACGGACGCCGAACCCGGCGAGGGCTCACCACCGGTGATCGCTTTCTCCGACGGGCCGCGCCCCGGAAGCTACACGCAGCTGAGCGAGACGCGGGTGGCGGTCTCGCTGTTCGCCCTCGTCCTGAACGACAAGGTGCCGGTCAAGAACCTCTCCACGAGGGACGTCCGCCGCCTCTTCACCGGCGAGATCCGCAACTGGAAGGAGCTGCGGGGCGGCCCCGACCTGCCGGTGGTCCTGGTCAGCCGTGGGTCGAGCTCCGGCACGCGGGTCACCCTCCAGCAGCGGGTCCTCAAGGGGGCGTCGGAGATGCAGGAGTCCTCCAGCGACTGCCTGACCAAGGACATGAGCACGTCCGCCCCGGTCGTCCGCTGCGAACTCGACGAGACGGAGCAGGTTCTGGACACCGTCGCCGACGTCCCGGGCGCGATCGGCTACAGCGAACTCCGCAAGACGACCACGCTCAAGAACACGCACCGACTGAACCTGAACGGCCACGCCCCCTCCATCGACGGCATCCAGTCCAGCGGCTACCCCTACCGCGAGATCGAGTACGCCTACACCTACGGCAGCCCGCCCGCCGACTCCCTGGCGTCGAGCTTCCTCGCGTACGCACTCCGCGGAAACGGCCAGGACGTGATCCGCACCCACGGCCATCTGCCGTGCGAGACGCCGGTGGGGCTGCGGATGTGCGGGGAGACGTGA
- a CDS encoding serine/threonine-protein kinase, translating to MEKLGPGDPQRIGAYRLLARLGAGGMGHVYLARSDRGRTVAVKLVREELAEQEEFRNRFRQEVQAARRVGGAWTAPVLDADTEATIPWLATGYVAGPSLQSVISHDHGPLPERSVKILAAGLANALKDIHAAGLIHRDLKPSNVLVTIDGPRVIDFGIARALETVTDGGLTRTGALVGSPGFMAPEQVRGDRITPACDVFCLGSVLAYAASGALPFGTANSGVHALMFRIAQEEPDLEGLPEELAELVGDCLRKNPADRPTLEQVLERTGAEDTLGDGGRTRDPWLPGALVAQLGRHAVQLLDTENPDEGGVGASKAAGADTGAAPGAAAAAGTAAAGASAAASPEGSGARHDPADGDTPPPPGKPGEAAPLDHLPTMITGQTPPPTPPPGPAYGYPQHPQPQQHPQQPPPGYGYPQQGPYGPTPPYGPLVHPQGQPPRRSGRSTAALIAVAVIVAIGAGGTVYAVMKGDGTTKAGGTNSKSPSSNAPSTPGTPSEDGSSEPGTTPTSPASKEEDEEGTIPDKFLGTWSGSIQNNLGHNSRRLVLQQGEVGDTVVSITADGPTDTGGTYHCVFQGKLESASGNTLRIGPTDVIVGQPASSCKPGQASTVTLLSNGRLHRENTGTDKGLTYDKED from the coding sequence ATGGAGAAGCTCGGGCCCGGGGATCCACAGCGAATAGGCGCCTATCGGCTGCTCGCGCGACTCGGCGCGGGCGGCATGGGGCACGTCTATCTCGCGCGATCCGACCGGGGACGTACGGTCGCGGTGAAGCTGGTGCGTGAAGAGCTCGCCGAGCAGGAGGAGTTCAGGAACCGCTTCCGGCAGGAAGTGCAGGCGGCACGGCGGGTCGGCGGCGCGTGGACGGCGCCGGTGCTCGACGCGGACACCGAGGCGACGATCCCCTGGCTGGCCACGGGGTATGTCGCGGGGCCCTCCCTCCAGAGCGTCATCTCGCACGACCACGGGCCGCTGCCCGAGCGGTCCGTGAAGATACTGGCGGCCGGGCTCGCCAACGCCCTCAAGGACATCCACGCGGCGGGCCTCATCCACCGCGACCTCAAACCGTCGAACGTACTCGTCACCATCGACGGACCCCGCGTCATCGACTTCGGCATCGCCCGCGCCCTCGAAACGGTGACCGACGGCGGCCTGACCCGCACCGGCGCGCTCGTCGGTTCGCCCGGCTTCATGGCGCCCGAGCAGGTGCGGGGCGACCGGATCACCCCGGCGTGCGATGTCTTCTGCCTGGGTTCGGTCCTCGCGTACGCGGCTTCGGGCGCGCTGCCGTTCGGCACGGCCAACAGCGGTGTGCACGCGCTGATGTTCCGTATCGCGCAGGAGGAACCGGACCTGGAGGGGCTGCCGGAGGAGCTGGCCGAGCTGGTCGGCGACTGCCTGCGCAAGAACCCCGCGGACCGGCCGACGCTGGAGCAGGTCCTTGAGCGGACGGGCGCGGAGGACACCCTCGGCGACGGCGGCCGGACGCGGGACCCCTGGCTGCCGGGCGCGCTGGTGGCCCAACTGGGGCGTCATGCCGTGCAGTTGCTCGACACGGAGAACCCTGATGAGGGCGGGGTCGGCGCATCCAAGGCGGCCGGAGCGGACACCGGAGCGGCACCCGGTGCGGCGGCAGCCGCCGGAACTGCGGCTGCCGGCGCCTCTGCTGCCGCCTCCCCCGAGGGCAGCGGGGCCAGGCATGACCCCGCCGACGGCGACACCCCGCCGCCGCCCGGTAAGCCGGGCGAGGCGGCCCCCTTGGACCACCTCCCCACGATGATCACCGGCCAGACCCCGCCGCCCACACCCCCGCCGGGCCCGGCGTACGGCTATCCCCAGCACCCCCAGCCGCAGCAACACCCCCAGCAACCGCCGCCCGGCTACGGCTACCCCCAGCAGGGCCCGTACGGCCCCACACCTCCGTACGGCCCCCTCGTCCACCCTCAGGGCCAGCCCCCGCGCCGCAGCGGTCGGTCCACCGCCGCGCTCATCGCGGTGGCCGTCATAGTGGCCATAGGAGCGGGCGGCACGGTGTACGCGGTGATGAAGGGCGACGGCACCACGAAGGCGGGCGGCACGAACTCCAAGTCGCCGTCCAGCAACGCGCCTTCGACGCCGGGGACGCCGAGCGAGGACGGTTCGTCGGAGCCCGGGACGACGCCCACCTCCCCCGCATCCAAGGAGGAGGACGAGGAGGGCACGATCCCGGACAAGTTCCTCGGCACCTGGAGCGGGTCCATCCAGAACAACCTGGGTCACAATTCCCGGCGCCTGGTCCTCCAGCAGGGCGAGGTCGGCGACACCGTCGTCTCGATCACGGCGGACGGCCCGACCGACACGGGCGGCACGTACCACTGCGTGTTCCAGGGCAAGTTGGAGTCGGCGAGCGGCAACACCCTGCGCATCGGACCGACGGACGTGATCGTCGGGCAGCCCGCGAGCTCCTGCAAGCCGGGCCAGGCGAGCACGGTGACGCTGCTCTCGAACGGCAGGCTGCACCGGGAGAACACGGGCACGGACAAGGGGCTGACATACGACAAGGAGGACTGA
- a CDS encoding transcriptional regulator — MTEEGQHRQALTTLMHSPVRLAVLGTLRRVHNASFADLCEALELDSPELSRQLRVLEEAGVVELAKLRSGRERRVRTFVRLSDDGRARFEDYLAHLRALVGES, encoded by the coding sequence ATGACCGAAGAGGGGCAACACCGGCAGGCGCTGACCACGCTGATGCATTCGCCGGTGCGACTGGCCGTGCTCGGCACCCTACGGCGCGTGCACAACGCGTCGTTCGCTGATCTGTGTGAGGCTCTCGAACTGGATTCGCCAGAGCTCTCACGGCAGTTGCGCGTCCTGGAGGAAGCGGGTGTGGTGGAGCTGGCCAAGCTGCGCAGCGGCCGAGAACGACGTGTGCGCACTTTCGTGCGCCTGTCCGACGACGGGCGCGCACGCTTCGAAGACTACCTCGCGCACCTGCGGGCCCTGGTTGGCGAAAGCTGA
- a CDS encoding MarR family winged helix-turn-helix transcriptional regulator: protein MSDDQRRAPEEKVREQQELFSRTAIGVFRLNGQLLSVADELAKPGGLTAAWWQVLGAVLREPLPVAGIARAMGVTRQSVQRIADLLVRRGLAEYVPNPAHRRAKLLRPTDEGLAAVQRISPGHADVAARLADALGEEEFAETVRVLERLSGALTETVAAQELQ, encoded by the coding sequence GTGAGCGACGACCAGCGCCGCGCACCGGAGGAGAAGGTGCGGGAGCAGCAGGAGCTGTTCTCCCGCACCGCCATCGGCGTCTTCCGGCTCAACGGCCAATTGCTCTCCGTGGCGGACGAGTTGGCGAAGCCGGGCGGTCTCACCGCCGCCTGGTGGCAGGTCCTCGGCGCCGTCCTGCGCGAGCCGCTGCCCGTCGCCGGGATCGCCCGCGCGATGGGCGTCACCCGGCAGAGCGTGCAGCGCATCGCCGACCTGCTGGTGCGGCGCGGCCTCGCCGAGTACGTACCCAACCCCGCCCACCGCCGCGCCAAGCTCCTGCGCCCCACGGACGAGGGCCTGGCAGCCGTCCAGAGGATCAGCCCCGGCCACGCGGACGTGGCCGCCCGGCTCGCGGACGCGCTCGGCGAGGAGGAATTCGCCGAGACGGTACGGGTCCTGGAGCGACTGTCCGGCGCCCTGACCGAGACGGTCGCGGCGCAGGAGCTCCAGTAA
- a CDS encoding DJ-1/PfpI family protein, with protein sequence MSRKPAHLAVYDTLADWETGYATAFLARDGYEIRTVAADSLDPVTTAGGVRIQPDLTLAELRPDDSALLILPGADLWDTGDDLAPFGRAARAFLDADVPVAAICGATAGLAREGLLDERAHTSAVSFYLAATGYKGGERYVDVDAVTDGGLTTAGPTEPVAFAREILGRLGAFEGEKLDAWYRLFHDSDASAYEVLES encoded by the coding sequence ATGTCCCGCAAGCCCGCGCACCTCGCCGTTTACGACACGCTCGCCGACTGGGAGACCGGATACGCCACCGCGTTCCTCGCCCGCGACGGGTACGAGATCCGCACCGTCGCCGCGGACTCGCTCGACCCGGTCACCACGGCGGGCGGCGTCCGCATCCAGCCCGACCTGACCCTCGCCGAGCTGCGGCCCGATGACAGCGCGCTGCTGATCCTGCCGGGCGCCGACCTGTGGGACACCGGCGACGACCTCGCCCCCTTCGGCCGCGCGGCCCGCGCCTTCCTCGACGCGGACGTGCCGGTCGCCGCGATCTGCGGGGCCACCGCCGGGCTCGCCCGGGAAGGGCTGCTCGACGAGCGCGCGCACACCAGCGCGGTGTCGTTCTACCTCGCGGCCACCGGCTACAAGGGCGGCGAGCGGTACGTCGACGTGGACGCCGTCACCGACGGCGGACTCACCACGGCGGGGCCGACCGAGCCGGTGGCCTTCGCCCGCGAGATCCTCGGGCGGCTCGGCGCCTTCGAGGGCGAGAAGCTCGACGCCTGGTACCGCCTGTTCCACGACTCGGACGCGTCCGCGTACGAGGTGCTGGAGTCGTGA
- a CDS encoding DUF4956 domain-containing protein, translating into MDSAENLGQMAAHLGLDLVAVTLLTFGVFYPRHRRRELVPAYLALNVALFAVVSALASAGGNGGLALGFGLFGVLSIVRLRSDALQHQEVAYYFITLVLGLLCGLPGLGLPVAAGLAAVLLLVMYGADHPRLFAGDRRAVITLDAVYREETALRAELARRLGEPLGWTVQEVDYVRDLMVLEVRFRQPEPSERAGEFTRTAPRRRTTRSRTPAVPHQKETV; encoded by the coding sequence ATGGACAGCGCAGAGAACCTCGGACAGATGGCCGCCCACCTCGGCCTCGACCTGGTGGCCGTGACCCTGCTGACCTTCGGGGTCTTCTATCCACGGCACCGCAGGCGGGAGTTGGTCCCCGCCTATCTCGCCCTGAACGTCGCGCTCTTCGCGGTCGTCTCCGCCCTCGCGAGCGCCGGCGGCAACGGCGGACTCGCGCTCGGCTTCGGGCTCTTCGGGGTGCTTTCGATCGTGCGGCTCCGCTCGGACGCCCTGCAGCACCAGGAAGTCGCGTACTACTTCATCACTCTCGTCCTCGGCCTCCTCTGCGGGCTTCCGGGCCTCGGCCTGCCGGTCGCCGCCGGGCTCGCGGCCGTGCTGCTCCTGGTGATGTACGGCGCCGACCACCCCCGCCTCTTCGCCGGTGACCGGCGTGCCGTCATCACTCTGGACGCCGTGTACCGGGAGGAGACCGCGCTCCGGGCCGAGCTGGCGCGGCGCCTGGGGGAGCCGCTCGGCTGGACCGTCCAGGAGGTCGACTACGTACGTGACCTCATGGTTCTGGAAGTCCGCTTCCGGCAGCCGGAACCTTCCGAGCGGGCTGGGGAGTTCACACGTACAGCACCACGACGCCGCACGACCCGGTCACGCACGCCTGCCGTCCCCCACCAGAAGGAGACCGTGTGA
- a CDS encoding VTC domain-containing protein encodes MNPAVRAIGRAALAAHPISLDEVNARAELLARYDNSYLVPVEIFDDLAALLTDPRRASGPFRALSIGGKRWFSYHSTYYDTPELLTYHHHRQGRRLRYRIRERVYQDSGERQFEIKLKSGRGETVKHRQRLEGDDRVLDAERQGFLAGVLRGSYGIEAPGGLTKALVTEYQRATFVADGQRITCDAGLVVRDVARGRSVEADSGLVLVETKTQGHLTEADRVLHRYGVRAAEFTKYCGGFAALRPELGINRWARAVRVAFPRAAGPGAPAGR; translated from the coding sequence GTGAACCCCGCCGTACGCGCCATCGGACGGGCCGCGCTCGCCGCGCACCCCATCTCCCTCGACGAGGTCAACGCACGGGCGGAGCTGCTCGCCCGCTACGACAACAGCTATCTCGTGCCGGTCGAGATCTTCGACGACCTGGCGGCGCTGCTCACCGATCCGCGCCGCGCCTCGGGTCCCTTCCGGGCGCTGAGCATCGGCGGGAAGCGCTGGTTCAGCTATCACTCGACGTACTACGACACCCCTGAGCTGCTGACCTACCACCACCACCGGCAGGGCAGGCGGCTGCGCTACCGCATCCGTGAGCGGGTCTACCAGGACAGTGGTGAGCGGCAGTTCGAGATCAAGCTGAAGAGCGGCCGCGGCGAGACGGTCAAGCACCGGCAGCGACTCGAAGGCGACGACCGCGTGCTCGACGCCGAGCGGCAGGGGTTCCTCGCGGGGGTGCTGAGGGGTTCGTACGGGATCGAGGCGCCGGGCGGCCTGACGAAGGCGCTCGTCACGGAGTACCAGCGGGCGACGTTCGTGGCCGACGGCCAGCGGATCACGTGCGACGCGGGGCTCGTGGTGCGGGACGTGGCCAGGGGGCGGTCGGTGGAGGCGGACTCCGGGCTCGTCCTGGTGGAGACGAAGACGCAGGGGCATCTGACGGAGGCGGACCGGGTGCTTCACCGGTACGGGGTGCGGGCCGCGGAGTTCACGAAGTACTGCGGTGGTTTCGCGGCGCTGCGGCCCGAGTTGGGGATCAATCGGTGGGCTCGGGCTGTCCGGGTCGCGTTTCCGAGGGCCGCGGGGCCTGGGGCGCCTGCGGGAAGGTGA
- a CDS encoding sensor histidine kinase, whose amino-acid sequence MRRSLLLLTAATTALVLTALLVPLTLLTRTHAADRTTAEATARAQWVAHALGPALATPDERETAEQTVESVNTQNLPSTSLVLGDGTVIGPDPGPQAKARVTDAIRLARTGRAFTYEPSTGGRQVLVPVQGAAGGTAVVQVTLTQRQLYAGTMTSWLVLAGIGVGLVLIGLLLADRLGARLVGAARRLARTADRLAAGDLTARATPEGPPELRLVAGELNRLATRIDELLTAERENAADLAHRLRTPVAALRLDAETLRDTEEAHRIAADVAALERSVDDVIRKARRPFRDAPYADLAAVARERVTFWLPLAEDQGRTTEVSAQPRTNPVPVPEDDLAAAIDALIGNVLDHTPQGTPFRITVHTTPEGTAQLTVADEGPGLPPTYAAERGTSGRGSTGLGLDIARRTAQDAGGTFDIASDATRGTRVTLTFPQAPQAPRPSETRPGQPEPTD is encoded by the coding sequence ATGCGACGCAGCCTTCTGCTTCTCACCGCCGCCACCACCGCCCTCGTACTGACCGCCCTCCTCGTCCCCCTCACCCTCCTCACCCGCACCCACGCCGCCGACCGCACCACCGCCGAGGCCACCGCCCGTGCCCAGTGGGTGGCGCACGCTCTTGGGCCCGCTCTCGCCACCCCGGACGAGCGCGAGACCGCCGAGCAGACCGTGGAGAGCGTCAACACCCAGAATCTGCCGTCCACTTCACTCGTGCTCGGGGACGGCACCGTCATCGGGCCGGACCCCGGCCCCCAGGCCAAGGCCCGCGTCACGGACGCCATCCGCCTGGCCCGCACCGGCCGTGCCTTCACCTACGAACCCTCCACCGGCGGGCGGCAGGTCCTCGTGCCCGTCCAGGGCGCGGCCGGTGGCACCGCCGTCGTACAAGTCACGCTCACTCAACGGCAGTTGTACGCCGGCACCATGACCTCCTGGCTCGTCCTCGCCGGGATCGGGGTCGGCCTCGTCCTCATCGGGCTGCTCCTCGCCGACCGTCTCGGCGCGCGCCTGGTCGGCGCGGCCCGCCGCCTGGCCCGCACCGCGGACCGCCTCGCCGCGGGCGACCTCACCGCGCGCGCCACTCCCGAGGGCCCGCCCGAACTCCGCCTGGTCGCAGGTGAGCTGAACCGCCTCGCCACCCGCATCGACGAACTCCTCACCGCCGAACGCGAGAACGCCGCCGACCTCGCCCACCGACTCCGCACGCCCGTCGCCGCCCTCCGCCTGGACGCCGAGACCCTCCGCGACACAGAGGAGGCGCACCGCATCGCCGCCGACGTCGCCGCCCTGGAGCGGAGTGTCGATGATGTGATTCGCAAGGCCCGCCGTCCCTTCCGGGACGCCCCGTACGCCGACCTGGCCGCCGTGGCCCGCGAACGCGTGACGTTCTGGCTGCCGTTGGCCGAGGACCAGGGGCGTACGACGGAGGTGTCGGCCCAGCCACGGACGAACCCGGTTCCCGTCCCGGAGGACGACCTCGCCGCCGCCATCGACGCTCTCATCGGCAATGTCCTGGACCACACCCCCCAAGGCACCCCGTTCCGCATCACCGTCCACACCACCCCGGAGGGCACCGCCCAACTCACCGTCGCCGATGAGGGCCCCGGCCTCCCGCCGACGTACGCGGCGGAACGCGGCACCAGCGGCCGCGGCTCCACGGGCCTCGGCCTCGACATCGCCCGGCGGACGGCGCAGGACGCGGGCGGCACCTTCGACATCGCGTCGGACGCCACCCGTGGCACCCGCGTGACCCTCACCTTCCCGCAGGCGCCCCAGGCCCCGCGGCCCTCGGAAACGCGACCCGGACAGCCCGAGCCCACCGATTGA
- a CDS encoding aspartate aminotransferase family protein, whose product MTPQPNPQVGAAVKAADRAHVFHSWSAQELIDPLAVAGAEGSYFWDYDGNRYLDFTSGLVYTNIGYQHPKVVAAIQKQAAEMTTFAPAFAVEARSEAARLIAERTPGDLDKVFFTNGGAEAVENATRMARLHTGRPKVLSAYRSYHGGTSTAINLTGDPRRWASDTGSAGVVHFWAPFLYRSAFYAENEQQECERALEHLEKTIAFEGPQTIAAIILESVPGTAGIMTPPPGYLKGVREICDRLGIVFILDEVMAGFGRTGKWFAADHFDGGIVPDLLTFAKGVNSGYVPLGGVAISSAIAETFARRPYPGGLTYSGHPLACAAAVATINVMEEEGVIENAARVGSEIIAPALAELAERHPSVGEVRGLGMFWALELVKDKTTREPLVPYNATGEANAPMAAFGAAAKKQGLWPFINMNRTHVVPPCNITDTEAKEGLAALDAALSVADEHVS is encoded by the coding sequence ATGACCCCTCAGCCGAACCCCCAGGTCGGCGCCGCCGTCAAGGCGGCGGACCGCGCGCACGTGTTCCACTCCTGGTCCGCACAGGAGCTGATCGACCCCCTCGCCGTAGCCGGCGCCGAGGGCTCGTACTTCTGGGACTACGACGGCAACCGCTACCTCGACTTCACCAGCGGCCTCGTCTACACCAACATCGGATACCAGCACCCGAAGGTCGTCGCCGCGATCCAGAAGCAGGCCGCGGAGATGACGACCTTCGCGCCCGCCTTCGCCGTGGAAGCCCGCTCCGAGGCCGCACGCCTCATCGCCGAGCGGACCCCCGGCGACCTGGACAAGGTCTTCTTCACCAACGGCGGCGCGGAAGCCGTGGAGAACGCGACCCGCATGGCGCGCCTCCACACCGGCCGCCCCAAGGTCCTCTCCGCCTACCGCTCGTACCACGGCGGCACCTCCACCGCGATCAACCTCACCGGCGACCCCCGCCGCTGGGCCTCCGACACGGGCTCGGCGGGCGTCGTCCACTTCTGGGCGCCGTTCCTCTACCGCAGCGCCTTCTACGCCGAGAACGAGCAGCAGGAGTGCGAGCGCGCCCTGGAGCACCTCGAAAAGACCATCGCCTTCGAGGGCCCGCAGACGATCGCGGCGATCATCCTGGAATCCGTCCCCGGAACCGCCGGCATCATGACCCCGCCGCCGGGCTACCTCAAGGGCGTACGGGAGATCTGCGACCGCCTCGGCATCGTCTTCATCCTCGACGAGGTGATGGCGGGCTTCGGCCGTACGGGCAAGTGGTTCGCCGCGGACCACTTCGACGGCGGCATCGTGCCCGATCTCCTCACCTTCGCGAAGGGCGTGAACTCGGGTTACGTCCCGCTCGGCGGTGTCGCGATCTCCTCTGCCATCGCCGAGACGTTCGCCCGCAGGCCGTACCCCGGCGGGCTGACGTACTCCGGACACCCGCTGGCCTGCGCCGCGGCTGTCGCGACGATCAACGTCATGGAGGAGGAGGGAGTGATCGAGAACGCGGCCCGAGTCGGGTCGGAGATCATCGCCCCCGCCCTCGCGGAGCTCGCCGAGCGGCACCCGAGCGTCGGCGAGGTCCGTGGCCTCGGCATGTTCTGGGCCCTGGAGCTGGTCAAGGACAAGACGACCCGCGAGCCACTGGTCCCCTACAACGCCACGGGCGAGGCGAATGCCCCGATGGCGGCGTTCGGCGCCGCCGCGAAGAAGCAGGGCCTGTGGCCCTTCATCAACATGAACCGCACCCACGTGGTCCCGCCGTGCAACATCACGGACACGGAGGCAAAGGAGGGCCTCGCGGCGCTGGACGCTGCGCTGAGCGTGGCGGACGAGCACGTGTCCTGA